Sequence from the Alkalibaculum bacchi genome:
ACTTGGGCAGTACTACCGTTTTTATGCAATTAATTGATTTAAATACTGGTACGATTCTAGCAGAAGATAGCGTATTTAATAATCAAATAGCCTTTGGTGAAGACATACTAAGTCGCATATTCTATGCAAAAGGCAAAGAAGAACATTTACAAGAGATCAAAAAATATACAATAGATAGTATTAGAACCTTAATGGAAAAGCTTGAGAAAAATACAGGAATTTTATCTACGGACTGCGATATTATGGTCCTTGGAGGCAATACAACTATGGTACACTTCTTATTAGGAATCGACCCATGGTTTATATTTCATACACCTTATACGCCAACCTTTAATCATTTTGGATTTCTTCGTTCTGAATTGTTAGATTTACCCTTTAATGGTTTGCTATATGCATTTCCTTCTGTAGCCAATTATTTAGGCGGTGATGTGGTAAGTGGCATTTTAGCTTCGGATATGACAGAAAAAAGTGAAATGGCTCTTTATATTGACATTGGCACTAATGGAGAAATGGTACTTGGAAACGATCGATTTTTGCTTACTATTGCTGGAGCAGCAGGACCTGCCTTGGAAGGTGGGATAAGCAAACACGGCATGCAGGCTAAGCCTGGTGCAGTCGATACAGTGAAAATTCAAAATAATGAGATGATCTTAACTACTATTGAAAACAGAAAACCTGTGGGCATATGTGGATCAGGTATTGTAGATCTTATAGCTGAAATGCTTTTAGAAGGTTGGATTGACTTTGGAGGAAGATTTAATGAAGGCAAATCAGATCGCATTGTGAAAAGGGAAGGAGATTGGGCTGTAGCCTATGCATGGGAACACGAGTCTGCTTCAGGAGAAGAGTTGCTATTTACTGAAACGGATATTGCTATGTACTTAGATACCAAAGCTGCTGCAAACACTATGATAGAAATTCTTCTTGAAAATTCAGGAGTAGAAGCCTCTGCGGTTCAAAGGGTCTACATGGCGGGTGCCTTTGGAAAGTATATGAATTTAGAATCTGCTATTACCATAGGGTTATATCCGGACCTACCTCGTGATCGATTTGTTCGCATAGGAAATGGCTCTCTACAGGGGGCATATGCGCTCCTTATGAATAGGGAACTCATAGAAAAGGTTGAAGAAATATACGCAAGCATGAATTATTTGCAATTAGAAGAAGCAGCTGACTTTTTAACTAAGATGTACGCAGCCAAATTTTTACCACATACCAATCTTAACCTATATCCTACAGTAAAAGAAAAGCTGCTTAACAGAAGCAATAATAAATATAGCATGTAGTATGATATTTAACCAAAATTTCTTATGTTAATAATAACAAAACCTCTAAAGTATTTAATTTTAGAGGTTTTGTTATTATATTTATATATTAGGAAAGCTCTACTTTTAACCTTAACTTCTAGCTCAGTCATCCTGAGCGTAAGCGAAGGATCTTGACCCAAAAGGAATACCCAAATGCTAGTGACTAAAGACTAATGACTAGCGACTAATGAGCCAAGGGCACTTTATTATGTTACTCGGCAAGCATGATTTTTTCTAAGGCAAGGGGCTCAATATACTCGCTACCACGGTAAGCTCTCATATTTCCACCTGAAATTTCATCAATTAGAGCCACGTGTTTATCTGCTCCTACACGACCAAATTCAAATTTAATATCGTAGAGCTCCAAATCTTTCTTTGCTAATTCTTCTTTTATAATATTTCCGATCTTTTTTGTCAAATCAACTAGTAGAGTGTATTCTTCTTTCGTCATAATTCCTAACATTTCTAAAGCCTCATCCGTAATAAGAGGGTCATTTCGATTATCGTCTTTTAAAGTTACTTCTACATAGGAGTCTAGCTCTTGCCCTTCTTCACAATACATTCCGTATCTTCGATAAAAACTACCAACAGCTTTATAGCGTAATATGACCTCTACACCTTTGCCAAAAACTTCTGCCGGTTTTACAGTCATGGTGGCATTTTCAATGTCTGCATCTACAAAATGAGTTGCTATTCCAGCTTGATTAATTTTTTCAAAAAACATCTTTGTAAGTTTTAGTCCGGCCCTACCAGCTCCTTCAATAGATAAGCCAACTGTATTAGCACCTGGATCAAAGACACCATCTGTACCAGTGACATCGTCCTTAAATTTTAATAAGTAATTGCCGTCGCCTTTATCATATATATCTTTTGTTTTTCCTTGATAAAGCATTTTCAATAGTATCACTCCTCATTCGTTCTTTAAAATATTATAGGAATTATGTTCTATAACTAGTATTTATAATACCATAAACTGAGTTGACTGGAAATAAATATCTATTTATTGCAAACCTTTTCAGTAAAAGAGATTTTATTTTACTATTTATAATTTGTCTTTAAAACTACTTTAAAATATTGATCAGTAGGGAATAATAAAATAGAATGAAACAATAAGTTATTTAGGAGAATAAAAATGAGACTATTTTTAGGAATTACTTTTCAAGAAGAGATACTACAGGAAGTTGGTCAAACAATTCACAGACTAAAGAAAAATTCAATAAAAGGCAATTTTACTCGCAAAAAAAACCTTCACCTGACCCTTGCCTTTTTAGGGGAAATAGATGAAAGACAAATCATAAAAATAGAAGAGATAATGAACAGTATTGACATGAACCCTTTTGTGATTGAACTAGATATATTGGGCAAATTTAGGAGCAGAGGCGGAGACATTTACTGGATTGGATTTAAGGAAAGCGCTCAACTCCAACGTTTATACGAGGAGCTGAGCAGAAAATTACGTAAAAACGGATTTCTATTGGAGGACAGACCCTACACACCACATCTCACCCTAGGAAGAAAAGTAATTCTAGATGAGAAGATAGATATAGAAACCCTTTCGAAAGAAATACCAAATCTTCAAATAGAGATATCAGAAATTCACCTTATACAATCTCATAGAGTTGATGAGGTATTGACATACACACCCATAAGGATAAAATTAATGCAGAATTAAGAATGCCAAATTTTTTAAGTGTAAAGTTTAATCTAAGGCCTAATTCTCAATTCAAAATCATTAATTCAAATTGTGCGCAAAGCGCACTAAGGTCATCTAGAGCACCGTAAGCACGAAGATTTCTATGCGTTAACGATTGAGATATACGCCATATATTAAAAAATTACAAAGTAGTTCATTTCAACCTCTTATATATAATAAGTCCAACGCTATCTGCAAGAGCCCAACCTAAAGGAACGGACCACCATATCCCCCGCTGACCTAGAGTAGGAATACTAGATAATACGTACGCCATAAGAACTCTAGTTCCCAAAGAGATAACGGTGAGTACTAAAGAGATATTTAGGGCTCCAATGCCCCTGAAATAACCATAAAACATAAATAAAAAGCCGATTAGCATATAAAATACGGATATTATGGTTAGGTACTCTACGCCTAAATTTATTACATTGCTCTCATTTGCTTTTACAAATATTCTCATGAGATTCTCAGAGTTTATAAAAATGAGTGTTGAAAGTACAAGGCAAAAAACTATTATTGTACGTGCAGCTGATTTAACTCCTTCATGTATTCGCTCATTATTTTTGGCACCTTTATTTTGAGCTATGTATGTAGAAAATGCATTTCCAAAATCCTGAACTGGTAGGTAGGCTATTGAATCGATCTTTCCAGCGGCTGTAAAAGCTGCAATCGTATCTGGACCAAAGGTATTTACAATGCCTTGAACGCAAACCATTCCAAAAGTCATAATCGATTGTTGTAAAGAGGTAAGGATGCTGTATTTCGCTACCATAGTAGATATTTCCCTATCAAAAACCATATCCTCACGGTGCAATCGAATAAGAGGTATTTTGATAAAAGCATAGATGAAACATAGTATAGATGAAACAGCCTGGGCAATTACAGTTGCTATGGCTACTCCCTCAACATTCATATTGAATTCAACGACAAATACTAAATCGAGCACAATATTAATAGCTGCCGACAATATTAAAAAATATAAGGGCGTTTTAGAATCTCCTACAGACCGAATTAAAGCAGAACAGGCATTAAAGAGAAAGACAAATATAAGTCCTCCAAAAATAATCTCTAAATAATCCTGTGAACCTTCAAGTATGCTTTGAGGAGTTTTTATTAAAAGCAACATATTATTGGTATTTAATATTATTAAGATAGAAAGAACTATTGTAAAAATCCCAATGGAAAAAAAGGAAATAAATACGGATTTTCTTAGACTTACATAATCTTTTTTTCCAAAGAAAAAAGAATACACAGCACTTGATCCCATGCATAATCCTATTATGACAAAAGAAAAGAAGTTCATAATCATAAACGAAGAACCTACAGCCGCTAATGCATCCGTTCCTATAAACCTTCCAACAACGACAGAATCTACGATATTATATAATTGTTGAAATAAATTACCTACTAAAAAAGGAAAGGCAAATTTTATTATTGTCTTTGTAGGATTTCCCTGTGTCATATCTGTAATCATAATATTCCTCCAAAATTCTTCACTCTGCATAG
This genomic interval carries:
- a CDS encoding ASKHA domain-containing protein — encoded protein: MKKSLSQKVFLELDLPGGADTIGDRDRIVRALIPQFNHIKFSMETLIKYYKVLRESNWQITVSLIWTGDYWELVRIEKGDTTQKHYGYAVDLGSTTVFMQLIDLNTGTILAEDSVFNNQIAFGEDILSRIFYAKGKEEHLQEIKKYTIDSIRTLMEKLEKNTGILSTDCDIMVLGGNTTMVHFLLGIDPWFIFHTPYTPTFNHFGFLRSELLDLPFNGLLYAFPSVANYLGGDVVSGILASDMTEKSEMALYIDIGTNGEMVLGNDRFLLTIAGAAGPALEGGISKHGMQAKPGAVDTVKIQNNEMILTTIENRKPVGICGSGIVDLIAEMLLEGWIDFGGRFNEGKSDRIVKREGDWAVAYAWEHESASGEELLFTETDIAMYLDTKAAANTMIEILLENSGVEASAVQRVYMAGAFGKYMNLESAITIGLYPDLPRDRFVRIGNGSLQGAYALLMNRELIEKVEEIYASMNYLQLEEAADFLTKMYAAKFLPHTNLNLYPTVKEKLLNRSNNKYSM
- a CDS encoding phosphoribosylaminoimidazolesuccinocarboxamide synthase; translated protein: MLYQGKTKDIYDKGDGNYLLKFKDDVTGTDGVFDPGANTVGLSIEGAGRAGLKLTKMFFEKINQAGIATHFVDADIENATMTVKPAEVFGKGVEVILRYKAVGSFYRRYGMYCEEGQELDSYVEVTLKDDNRNDPLITDEALEMLGIMTKEEYTLLVDLTKKIGNIIKEELAKKDLELYDIKFEFGRVGADKHVALIDEISGGNMRAYRGSEYIEPLALEKIMLAE
- the thpR gene encoding RNA 2',3'-cyclic phosphodiesterase gives rise to the protein MRLFLGITFQEEILQEVGQTIHRLKKNSIKGNFTRKKNLHLTLAFLGEIDERQIIKIEEIMNSIDMNPFVIELDILGKFRSRGGDIYWIGFKESAQLQRLYEELSRKLRKNGFLLEDRPYTPHLTLGRKVILDEKIDIETLSKEIPNLQIEISEIHLIQSHRVDEVLTYTPIRIKLMQN
- a CDS encoding MATE family efflux transporter, producing the protein MITDMTQGNPTKTIIKFAFPFLVGNLFQQLYNIVDSVVVGRFIGTDALAAVGSSFMIMNFFSFVIIGLCMGSSAVYSFFFGKKDYVSLRKSVFISFFSIGIFTIVLSILIILNTNNMLLLIKTPQSILEGSQDYLEIIFGGLIFVFLFNACSALIRSVGDSKTPLYFLILSAAINIVLDLVFVVEFNMNVEGVAIATVIAQAVSSILCFIYAFIKIPLIRLHREDMVFDREISTMVAKYSILTSLQQSIMTFGMVCVQGIVNTFGPDTIAAFTAAGKIDSIAYLPVQDFGNAFSTYIAQNKGAKNNERIHEGVKSAARTIIVFCLVLSTLIFINSENLMRIFVKANESNVINLGVEYLTIISVFYMLIGFLFMFYGYFRGIGALNISLVLTVISLGTRVLMAYVLSSIPTLGQRGIWWSVPLGWALADSVGLIIYKRLK